In a single window of the Sphaerodactylus townsendi isolate TG3544 unplaced genomic scaffold, MPM_Stown_v2.3 scaffold_1388, whole genome shotgun sequence genome:
- the LOC125424896 gene encoding zinc finger and SCAN domain-containing protein 31-like: MKMEEQDPLSCTLDRAEGTGKIPLDFQAGSVREFLQRRPQAVKQESDEGSLQKWETQWQEFLKTVESPPRGWGTPELPEDHRTWEDTKAFLAAFEQVAKGCHWPKEEWVARLLPALNGEMEQVFSSLDLRDRSDYRKVKGAILRGDALRRERQRQYFRRFCYQEADGPRGTYSRLQELCHEWLRVERHSKEQILELLILEQFLAILPPEIQTWVRECGPESCSQAVALAEGFLLKQQEARRHEEQALFEQAAVSFFEAGQPLSESERRRRWDSEAKEETEDNGNLWEGRTMREIKMDNIPQDGLPSQKTLEPFSRGPPKNVSFLAEISQPGSTWGVETEKEACAQSTEKTEHQRMEEENIDHQVEVLRHLRGKTETKEKLSNKALTCQVEIFREHLGQQKEPKGRSKNKCPVCRNCFTCKWSLKAHQRVHTGEKPYKCLECGKSFTVNSNLISHQRIHTGENPYTCLECGMNFSASRSLSAHQRIHTGEKPFKCAECGKSFTDSSSLTKHQRIHTGEKPFKCLECGKGFSVSSNLISHQRIHTGEKPYKCSECGKSFSQLSNLTSHQRIHTGEKPYKCLVCGRSFRWSSDRSSHQRIHTQEKSHKGHFPPTHTPIDVSQSQPPH; the protein is encoded by the exons ATGAAGATGGAAGAGCAAGATCCCTTAAGTTGCACATTAGACAGAGCCGAGGGGACAGGAAAAATCCCTCTCGACTTCCAGGCCGGGAGCGTCAGAGAATTcctgcaaaggagaccacaagcaGTTAAACAGGAATCTGATGAGGGTTCCCTTCAGAAGTGGGAAACCCAGTGGCAGGAGTTCCTGAAGACAGTGGAGTCTCCTCCTAGAGGCTGGGGAACCCCAGAGTTGCCAGAGGACCACCGGACATGGGAGGACACAAAGGCCTTCCTGGCTGCCTTTGAACAAGTGGCCAAAGGCTGCCATTGGCCCAAGGAAGAGTGGGTGGCCCGACTCCTGCCAGCCCTGAATGGAGAAATGGAACAGGTGTTTAGCAGTTTGGATCTCAGAGATAGGAGTGACTATAGGAAAGTGAAGGGAGCCATCTTGCGAGGGGATGCTTTGAGGCGGGAAAGGCAGCGCCAGTACTTCCGACGTTTCTGCTATCAAGAGGCTGACGGGCCGAGAGGGACATACAGCCGTCTTCAGGAACTTTGTCATGAGTGGCTGAGAGTGGAGAGACACTCCAAGGAGCAGATCCTGGAGCtgctgatcctggagcagttcctggccatCCTGCCCCCAGAGATCCAGACCTGGGTGAGGGAATGCGGCCCCGAAAGCTGCTCTCAGGCAGTAGCCCTGGCAGAAGGCTTTCTGTTGAAGCAACAAGAGGCCCGAAGACATGAAGAACAG GCGCTGTTTGAACAGGCAGCTGTGAGTTTCTTTGAGGCAGGCCAGCCTCTGTCGGAAAGTGAGCGGAGGAGGCGGTGGGACTCAGAAGCCAAAGAGGAGACTGAGGACAATGGCAACCTGTGGG AAGGCAGGACCATGAGAGAGATTAAGATGGACAATATTCCACAGGATGGCCTTCCTTCGCAAAAAACCCTGGAGCCTTTTTCAAGAGGACCAccaaaaaatgtttccttccTGGCAGAGATATCTCAGC CAGGAAGTACATGGGGTGTTGAGACTGAGAAGGAAGCATGTGCGCAGTCAACAGAAAAAACTGAGCATCAAAGAATGGAAGAAGAGAACATTGACCATCAAGTTGAAGTGTTGCGGCACCTGAGAGGAAAGACAGAAACAAAGGAGAAGCTGAGCAATAAAGCTTTAACATGTCAGGTTGAGATTTTCCGTGAACATCTAGGCCAgcaaaaagaaccaaaaggaagaaGCAAGAACAAGTGTCCCGTATGCCGAAATTGCTTCACTTGCAAATGGAGCCTGAAGGCACACCAGAgagtccacacaggagagaaaccctataaatgcttggagtgtggaaagagcttcactgTGAACTCAAACCTTATttcacatcaaagaatccacacaggggagaatcCGTACACATGTTTGGAGTGCGGAATGAACTTCAGTGCCAGCAGGAGCCTTAGtgcccatcaaagaattcacacaggagagaaaccatttaaatgtgcagagtgtggaaagagcttcacagACAGCAGCAGCCTTACTaaacatcagagaattcacacggGAGAGAAACCCTTTAAATGCTTGGAGTGCGGAAAGGGCTTCAGTGTGAGCTCAAATCTTATTTCacaccaaagaatccacacaggagaaaaaccatacaaatgctccgagtgtgggaagagcttcagtcaGCTCTCAAACCTTACTTCCCACCAAAGAatacacactggggagaaaccatataaatgtctggtcTGTGGAAGGAGCTTCAGGTGGAGTTCAGATCGCTCTtctcatcaaagaatccaca